In a single window of the Azospirillum thiophilum genome:
- the pqqD gene encoding pyrroloquinoline quinone biosynthesis peptide chaperone PqqD produces the protein MNAIPPRIGESDRLRLAPGVMLRNDRRRGQWMLMAPERLLVLDEMALAVVRACVGQDVADLAAGIDRLTAEYDAPRAEVAADVLELLTDLRNKGYVVT, from the coding sequence GTGAACGCGATCCCGCCCCGCATCGGCGAAAGCGACCGGCTGCGGCTGGCTCCGGGAGTCATGCTGCGCAACGACCGCCGCCGCGGCCAGTGGATGCTGATGGCGCCGGAACGGCTGCTGGTGCTGGACGAGATGGCGCTTGCGGTGGTGCGGGCCTGTGTGGGGCAGGACGTCGCGGATCTCGCCGCCGGCATCGACCGGCTGACGGCGGAGTATGACGCGCCGCGCGCCGAGGTCGCCGCCGACGTGCTGGAGCTGCTGACCGACCTGCGCAACAAGGGCTATGTCGTCACATGA
- the pqqE gene encoding pyrroloquinoline quinone biosynthesis protein PqqE, whose product MSCALPAFAAATDAEPAPPFAVLMELTHRCPLRCPYCSNPVALDPASAELDTATWKRVLEEAADAGALQVHFSGGEPCVRKDLEELVAHATEAGLYSNLITSAVLLDAARLERLQRAGLQHVQISLQDAEAAGADRVGGFKGGHAKKLEVARAVVRHGLALTINAVLHRHNIDRVNDVIDLAMDLGAGRIEIANVQYYGWALANRAALMPSREQLLAMDAAVRARLPELAGRIVVDYVVPDYYARRPKSCMGGWARRFMNVTPRGRVLPCHAAETIPGMEFETVHDRSLSEIWRDGPAFARYRGTAWMPDPCRSCDHKEEDWGGCRCQALALAGSADATDPVCELSPAHAEVASVRDRDAAALGTGWTYRGM is encoded by the coding sequence ATGAGCTGCGCCCTGCCTGCCTTCGCTGCCGCGACCGATGCCGAACCGGCGCCGCCCTTCGCCGTGCTGATGGAGCTGACGCACCGCTGCCCGCTGCGCTGTCCCTATTGCTCCAACCCGGTGGCGCTCGACCCCGCCAGCGCCGAGCTGGACACCGCGACCTGGAAACGCGTGCTGGAGGAGGCGGCCGACGCCGGCGCGCTCCAGGTCCATTTCTCAGGCGGCGAGCCCTGCGTTCGCAAGGATCTGGAGGAGCTGGTCGCCCATGCGACCGAGGCCGGGCTCTACAGCAACCTGATCACCTCGGCCGTGCTGCTCGACGCGGCACGGCTGGAGCGGTTGCAGCGCGCCGGGCTCCAGCATGTGCAGATCAGCCTGCAGGATGCCGAGGCGGCGGGCGCCGACCGGGTCGGCGGCTTCAAGGGCGGCCATGCGAAGAAGCTGGAGGTCGCGCGGGCGGTGGTGCGCCACGGTCTGGCGCTGACCATCAATGCCGTGCTGCACCGCCACAACATCGACCGGGTGAACGATGTCATCGATCTGGCGATGGATCTCGGCGCCGGGCGGATCGAGATCGCCAACGTCCAGTATTACGGCTGGGCGCTGGCCAACCGCGCGGCGCTGATGCCTTCGCGCGAGCAGCTGCTGGCGATGGACGCCGCGGTGCGCGCCCGCCTGCCGGAGCTGGCCGGACGGATCGTGGTCGATTACGTCGTGCCCGACTATTACGCCCGCCGGCCGAAGAGCTGCATGGGCGGCTGGGCGCGGCGCTTCATGAACGTCACGCCGCGCGGCCGCGTCCTGCCCTGCCATGCGGCGGAGACGATCCCGGGCATGGAGTTCGAGACCGTCCACGACCGCAGCCTGTCGGAGATCTGGCGCGACGGCCCGGCCTTCGCCCGCTACCGCGGCACCGCCTGGATGCCGGACCCCTGCCGCTCCTGCGACCACAAGGAGGAGGATTGGGGTGGCTGCCGCTGCCAGGCGCTGGCGCTGGCCGGCAGCGCCGACGCCACCGACCCGGTGTGCGAGCTGTCACCCGCCCATGCCGAGGTCGCGAGCGTGCGCGACCGCGACGCCGCCGCACTCGGCACCGGTTGGACCTATCGCGGGATGTGA
- a CDS encoding Lrp/AsnC family transcriptional regulator, with protein MDDKDRLLLDALRKDARRTLVALARDVGLSRSATQERLDRLVRTGVVRGFTIVEGEDRPAGACAHFLLRHQPGRTCVQLVPKLRRIPGIVSLHSVAGAIDMVIRAEGADVCAIEAVRAAIVALPEVAEVTTLMVLDRHLD; from the coding sequence ATGGACGACAAGGACCGGCTGCTTCTGGATGCCCTGCGCAAGGATGCGCGCCGGACGCTGGTGGCGCTGGCCCGCGATGTCGGCCTGTCGCGCAGCGCGACCCAGGAACGGCTCGACCGGCTGGTGAGGACGGGGGTCGTCCGCGGCTTCACCATCGTCGAGGGAGAAGACCGGCCGGCTGGTGCCTGCGCCCATTTCCTGCTGCGCCACCAGCCGGGCCGGACCTGCGTCCAGCTGGTTCCCAAGCTGCGGCGGATTCCCGGGATCGTCTCGCTCCATTCGGTGGCCGGCGCCATCGACATGGTGATCCGGGCGGAGGGCGCCGACGTTTGCGCCATCGAGGCGGTCCGCGCCGCCATCGTCGCGCTGCCGGAGGTGGCGGAGGTCACGACGCTGATGGTGCTGGACCGTCATCTTGACTGA
- a CDS encoding cysteine hydrolase family protein, with protein MRLFPQATLLLAVDMQRAFDEPRWPRRWNRNVDHNGLRLLDAWRRTARPIFHVHHDSAEPASTLRPGQPGHRFREGFEPQDGEGTVGKIVNSAFIGTDLDIRLRRLGIEELVVFGISTDMCVSTTIRTGANMGWKITLAADACDCFDLPDGQGGTIPAEQIHAAHVATLGFEFCEAATTDGIIARL; from the coding sequence ATGCGCCTTTTTCCCCAGGCAACGCTTCTGCTTGCCGTCGACATGCAGCGCGCCTTCGACGAGCCGCGCTGGCCGCGCCGCTGGAACCGCAACGTCGACCACAACGGGCTGAGGCTGTTGGATGCCTGGCGGCGGACGGCGCGGCCCATCTTCCATGTGCATCATGATTCGGCCGAGCCCGCCTCCACCCTGCGCCCCGGCCAGCCGGGCCACCGCTTCCGCGAGGGCTTCGAGCCGCAGGACGGCGAAGGGACGGTGGGCAAGATCGTCAATTCCGCCTTCATCGGCACCGACCTCGACATCCGCCTGCGCCGGCTCGGCATCGAGGAGCTGGTGGTGTTCGGCATCTCGACCGACATGTGCGTCTCGACCACCATCCGGACCGGCGCCAACATGGGCTGGAAAATCACGCTGGCCGCCGACGCCTGCGACTGCTTCGACCTGCCGGACGGACAGGGCGGCACGATCCCGGCCGAACAGATCCATGCCGCCCATGTGGCGACGCTGGGCTTCGAGTTCTGCGAGGCCGCGACCACCGACGGGATCATCGCCCGGCTGTGA
- the osmF gene encoding glycine betaine ABC transporter substrate-binding protein OsmF — MFTLFDKGRSKGRSMLGAAALALALMAGPMAGPMAGAAQAADAVRVGSKLDAESGLLGTMILQMLQANGIPTENKIQLGPTKIVRGALLSGEIDIYPEYTGNGAFFFNIDSDPVWKNAGAGYEKVRQLDQEKNGIVWLKPAPANNTWALAVRRDVADANKLKTMEDFAKWVSGGGKAKVAASAEFVESPAALPSFQQTYGFALRPEQMLVLAGGDTAATIRAAAEATSGVNTAMVYGTDGAIAALDLVVLADTKGAQMVYEPAPTARAAVLTANPKIADLLGPVFASLDAGTLRTLNAKISVEGQDQKQVATDYLKSKGFLK, encoded by the coding sequence GTGTTCACACTGTTCGACAAGGGCCGCAGCAAGGGCCGCAGCATGCTGGGCGCGGCGGCGCTGGCGCTGGCGCTGATGGCAGGACCGATGGCCGGCCCGATGGCCGGGGCGGCGCAGGCCGCGGATGCGGTCCGCGTCGGCTCCAAGCTGGATGCGGAAAGCGGGCTGCTCGGCACCATGATCCTGCAGATGCTGCAGGCCAACGGCATCCCGACGGAAAACAAGATCCAGCTCGGCCCGACCAAGATCGTGCGCGGCGCGCTGCTGTCGGGCGAGATCGACATCTATCCCGAATACACCGGAAACGGCGCCTTCTTCTTCAACATCGACAGCGATCCGGTGTGGAAGAATGCCGGCGCCGGCTATGAGAAGGTCCGGCAGCTCGACCAGGAGAAGAACGGCATCGTCTGGCTGAAGCCGGCACCGGCCAACAACACCTGGGCGCTGGCGGTGCGCCGCGACGTGGCCGACGCCAACAAACTGAAGACCATGGAGGATTTCGCCAAGTGGGTCTCCGGCGGCGGCAAGGCCAAGGTCGCGGCCTCCGCCGAATTCGTGGAAAGCCCGGCGGCCCTGCCCTCCTTCCAGCAGACCTACGGCTTCGCCCTGCGGCCGGAACAGATGCTGGTGCTGGCCGGCGGCGACACCGCCGCGACCATCCGTGCGGCGGCCGAAGCCACCTCGGGCGTCAACACCGCCATGGTCTACGGCACCGACGGCGCCATCGCGGCGCTCGACCTCGTCGTGCTGGCCGACACCAAGGGCGCCCAGATGGTCTATGAGCCGGCGCCGACCGCCCGCGCCGCGGTGCTGACGGCGAATCCGAAGATCGCCGATCTGCTCGGCCCGGTCTTCGCCAGCCTCGACGCCGGCACCCTGCGGACGCTCAACGCCAAAATCTCGGTGGAAGGGCAGGACCAGAAGCAGGTCGCCACCGACTATCTGAAGTCCAAGGGCTTCCTGAAGTAA
- a CDS encoding ABC transporter permease, with translation MSAPHRFLLHNRVALLMVLVAVVAAAALPFLGFAPNRLLSGRPVPLWAAVQGIGGAAVLLSGLILLATPVLRPTRAGLGLTVTAGALLAVSLPWLAGEHAVRLADGASAAARTSFGSGFWVMAAAGLLVAMDAARRMGMGAVGRLAVGGAVAGLVALQLASGHLDALSILKEYANRRDVFADAVLRHAMLVAAALVPTLLVGVPLGVAAHRVPAVGRAVFPVLNVVQTVPSIALFGLLMAPLAALGALLPGWGIGGVGPLPAVIALTLYSLLPIVRNTAVGLDGVPAPVREAARGMGLTPRQIFLRVDLPLALPVFLSGLRITVVQAVGLAAVAALIGAGGLGAIMFQGLFANALDLVLLGAVPVILLAVAADALLSIGIAAATSHIGLLPGRTAS, from the coding sequence GTGAGCGCCCCCCACCGTTTCCTCCTGCACAACCGCGTCGCCCTGCTGATGGTGCTCGTCGCGGTGGTGGCTGCCGCGGCGTTGCCCTTCCTTGGCTTCGCGCCCAACCGGCTGCTGTCCGGACGGCCGGTTCCGCTGTGGGCGGCCGTGCAGGGGATCGGCGGAGCGGCGGTCCTGCTGTCCGGGCTGATCCTGCTGGCGACGCCAGTCCTGCGCCCGACCCGCGCCGGGCTCGGCCTGACCGTCACGGCGGGCGCCCTGCTCGCCGTTTCCCTGCCCTGGCTGGCGGGGGAGCATGCGGTGCGGCTGGCGGACGGCGCGTCGGCGGCGGCCCGCACCTCCTTCGGCTCGGGCTTCTGGGTGATGGCGGCCGCCGGGCTGCTGGTCGCGATGGACGCCGCCCGCCGTATGGGGATGGGCGCGGTCGGCCGGCTGGCGGTGGGCGGAGCGGTCGCAGGGCTGGTAGCGCTGCAACTGGCGTCCGGCCATCTCGACGCGCTGTCGATCCTGAAGGAATACGCCAACCGGCGCGACGTGTTCGCCGACGCCGTGCTGCGCCATGCCATGCTGGTGGCGGCGGCGCTGGTGCCGACCCTGCTGGTCGGCGTGCCGCTGGGGGTGGCCGCCCACCGTGTCCCCGCCGTCGGACGCGCGGTGTTCCCGGTGCTGAACGTGGTGCAGACGGTGCCGTCCATCGCATTGTTCGGGCTGCTGATGGCGCCGCTGGCAGCACTCGGCGCCCTGCTGCCGGGCTGGGGGATCGGCGGGGTCGGGCCGCTGCCGGCAGTGATCGCGCTGACGCTCTATTCGCTGCTGCCGATCGTCCGCAACACCGCGGTCGGGCTGGACGGCGTGCCGGCCCCGGTGCGCGAGGCGGCGCGCGGCATGGGGCTGACCCCGCGCCAGATCTTCCTGCGCGTCGACCTGCCGCTGGCCCTGCCGGTCTTCCTGTCCGGCCTGCGCATCACCGTGGTCCAGGCGGTCGGGCTGGCTGCGGTCGCGGCGCTGATCGGCGCCGGCGGGCTGGGAGCGATCATGTTCCAGGGGCTGTTCGCCAACGCGCTGGACCTCGTGCTGCTGGGGGCCGTTCCCGTCATCCTGCTGGCGGTGGCCGCCGACGCCCTGCTGTCCATCGGCATCGCCGCCGCCACCAGCCACATCGGCCTGCTGCCGGGAAGGACTGCGTCATGA
- a CDS encoding ABC transporter ATP-binding protein — protein MIEFERVTKRFGSWTAVESVSFTVEEGEFRVLIGPSGSGKSTVLRMINRLIPADEGAIRIDGEDIAALQPEELRRRMGYVIQSVGLFPHWTVERNIATVPALLGWPKARIRDRVTDLLELLNLDPRRYRGAYPHQLSGGQQQRVGVARALAAEPRILLMDEPFSALDPITRASLQTELSAIHRRTGTTVVFVTHDMDEALRLGDSIAVMDHGRLVQCAPPLDILTRPASQLVRDLVGREEWGLKRLAVETAGDRARPQETLSGEPLASGTPLHRALSEMVARGTERLPVVDGDGRPAGVLHLSDLVRPESDPGGYP, from the coding sequence ATGATCGAATTCGAGCGCGTGACCAAGCGCTTCGGCTCCTGGACCGCCGTCGAGTCCGTCTCCTTCACCGTGGAGGAGGGGGAGTTCCGGGTGCTGATCGGCCCCTCCGGCTCCGGCAAGTCGACGGTGCTGCGCATGATCAACCGGCTGATCCCGGCCGACGAGGGCGCCATCCGCATCGACGGCGAGGACATCGCCGCGTTGCAGCCGGAGGAGCTGCGCCGCCGCATGGGCTATGTCATCCAGTCGGTCGGACTGTTCCCGCACTGGACGGTGGAGCGCAACATCGCCACCGTGCCCGCCCTGCTGGGCTGGCCGAAGGCGCGCATCCGCGACCGGGTGACCGACCTGCTGGAGCTGCTGAACCTCGACCCGCGCCGCTACCGCGGGGCCTACCCGCACCAGCTGTCCGGCGGTCAGCAGCAGCGCGTCGGCGTCGCCCGCGCGCTGGCGGCGGAGCCGCGCATCCTGCTGATGGACGAGCCGTTCAGCGCGCTCGACCCCATCACCCGCGCCAGCCTGCAGACCGAGCTGTCGGCGATCCACCGCCGCACCGGCACCACCGTCGTGTTCGTCACCCACGACATGGACGAGGCCTTGCGGCTGGGCGACAGCATCGCGGTGATGGACCATGGCCGGCTGGTCCAGTGCGCGCCCCCGCTGGACATCCTGACCCGCCCGGCCAGCCAGCTGGTGCGCGATCTCGTCGGGCGCGAGGAATGGGGGTTGAAGCGGCTGGCGGTGGAGACGGCCGGCGACCGCGCCCGCCCGCAGGAAACCCTGAGCGGCGAACCGCTGGCGAGCGGCACCCCGCTGCACCGCGCCCTGTCGGAGATGGTGGCCCGCGGCACCGAACGGCTGCCGGTGGTGGACGGCGACGGCCGGCCGGCCGGGGTGCTGCACCTGTCCGACCTCGTCCGTCCCGAGTCCGACCCCGGCGGGTATCCATGA
- a CDS encoding ABC transporter permease, with protein MSASIPGTMAPRQLLTDRLMLGLALLVALVLGMPSLKPLFATLYPGLDRPLYEAESFVRLTLDHMALVGLSSLAAVLLGGGAGIAVTRPWGQEFRGLLETVATMGQTFPPVAVLALAVPVMGFGPEPALIALTLYALLPVVENTVAGLDGVSPAVLDSARGLGMGPAEVLFRVELPLAAPVILAGVRTAVIINVGTAAIASTVGAKTLGLPIIVGLNGSNQAYVIQGALIVAALAVVIDAGFDRLARWLARWSQ; from the coding sequence ATGAGCGCGTCCATCCCCGGGACCATGGCCCCGCGCCAGCTTCTGACCGACCGGCTGATGCTCGGGCTGGCGCTGCTGGTGGCGCTGGTGCTGGGCATGCCGTCGCTGAAGCCGCTGTTCGCGACGCTCTATCCCGGCCTCGACCGCCCGCTCTACGAGGCCGAGAGCTTCGTCCGGCTGACGCTGGACCATATGGCGCTGGTCGGGCTGTCCAGCCTTGCCGCCGTGCTGCTGGGCGGCGGGGCCGGCATCGCCGTGACGCGGCCCTGGGGACAGGAGTTCCGCGGCCTGCTGGAGACGGTCGCCACCATGGGCCAGACCTTCCCGCCGGTGGCGGTGCTGGCGCTGGCGGTGCCGGTGATGGGGTTCGGCCCGGAACCGGCGCTGATCGCGCTGACGCTCTACGCTCTGTTGCCGGTGGTGGAGAACACGGTGGCCGGGCTGGACGGCGTCTCCCCCGCCGTGCTGGACTCCGCCCGCGGGCTGGGCATGGGACCGGCGGAGGTGCTGTTCCGGGTCGAACTGCCGCTGGCGGCACCGGTGATCCTGGCGGGGGTGCGCACCGCCGTCATCATCAATGTCGGCACCGCCGCCATCGCCTCCACCGTCGGGGCCAAGACGCTCGGCCTGCCGATCATCGTCGGGCTGAACGGCTCGAACCAGGCCTATGTCATCCAGGGCGCGCTGATCGTCGCCGCGCTCGCGGTGGTGATCGATGCCGGCTTCGACCGTCTGGCGCGGTGGCTGGCGCGCTGGTCGCAGTGA
- a CDS encoding thiamine pyrophosphate-dependent dehydrogenase E1 component subunit alpha — protein sequence MTNLPPPLDPVQALERMMLIRAYEETLIDLHGRGRAAGTCTAVGQEAPAVGVVSALTADDLILTNHRSAGHLLARGADPGRMLAEVMGKRDGYCGGKSGSLHISARDLGVVLTSTIVGGELALATGVGLSRSMLGKPGIVACFFGDGAACQGRFQESLNLAAVWTLPILYVCENNQWQAFVHRKETMMADGIAGQAAALGVESAAVDGNDPLAVFDAARSAVDAIRRTGKPFLLEAMTYRLRGHFEPDDQSYVDGAELAHWRERDPILRLRSRLERDGGLTAEGTAAIEGRVRAAMEAAAAFADASPYPGTDALTSDVYA from the coding sequence ATGACCAACCTGCCGCCACCCCTGGATCCCGTCCAGGCCCTGGAACGCATGATGCTGATCCGCGCCTATGAAGAGACGCTGATCGACCTGCACGGACGCGGGCGCGCCGCCGGCACCTGCACCGCCGTCGGGCAGGAGGCGCCGGCCGTCGGCGTGGTGTCCGCCCTGACCGCCGACGACCTGATCCTGACCAACCACCGCAGCGCCGGCCATCTGCTGGCCCGCGGCGCCGATCCCGGCCGCATGCTGGCCGAGGTGATGGGCAAGCGCGACGGCTATTGCGGCGGCAAGAGCGGGTCGCTGCACATCTCGGCCAGGGATCTGGGCGTGGTGCTGACCTCCACCATCGTCGGCGGCGAGCTGGCGCTGGCGACCGGCGTCGGGCTGTCACGCAGCATGCTGGGCAAGCCGGGCATCGTCGCCTGCTTCTTCGGCGACGGCGCGGCCTGCCAGGGGCGCTTCCAGGAATCGCTTAACCTCGCCGCGGTGTGGACGCTGCCGATCCTCTATGTCTGCGAGAACAACCAGTGGCAGGCCTTCGTCCACCGCAAGGAGACGATGATGGCCGACGGCATCGCCGGGCAGGCGGCGGCGCTGGGGGTGGAGAGCGCGGCGGTCGACGGCAACGACCCGCTGGCGGTGTTCGACGCCGCCCGTTCGGCCGTCGACGCCATCCGCCGGACGGGCAAGCCCTTTCTGCTGGAGGCGATGACCTACCGCCTGCGCGGCCATTTCGAGCCGGACGACCAGTCCTATGTCGACGGCGCGGAACTGGCGCACTGGCGCGAGCGCGACCCGATCCTCCGCCTGCGCAGCCGGCTGGAGCGCGACGGCGGCCTGACCGCCGAAGGGACCGCGGCCATCGAGGGCCGTGTCCGCGCCGCCATGGAGGCCGCGGCGGCCTTCGCCGACGCCAGCCCCTATCCGGGCACCGACGCCCTGACCAGCGACGTCTACGCCTGA
- a CDS encoding alpha-ketoacid dehydrogenase subunit beta produces MSTMTVNDAISAALAEEMRRDPTVMIFGEGVATKRRDLLEEFGAARVRNTPLAEGIIAGTAAGAAATGLRPVVDLLFAPFLCYAMDEIVNSAGKLRYISGGQFSFPMVVLAMTGAGWGVGAQHNHNIESWFVHSPGLKIVMPSTPADFKGLMKMAIRDDNPVLVFADIALGYSTGEVTEEVDAIPLGKAAVRREGRDVTLVSYAKTVGTCMAAADDLAATGIDAEVIDLRSLKPLDEDAILRSVAKTGRLVVVHEASRLCGVGAEVAALVAEKAFRSLRAPVLRLTGPDAPAPASFPLESAFVPQADAVATAARSLMGNA; encoded by the coding sequence ATGAGCACCATGACCGTCAACGACGCGATCTCCGCCGCGCTGGCCGAGGAGATGCGCCGCGATCCGACCGTGATGATCTTCGGCGAAGGCGTGGCGACCAAGCGCCGCGACCTGCTGGAGGAGTTCGGGGCTGCGCGCGTCCGCAACACCCCGCTGGCCGAAGGGATCATCGCCGGCACCGCGGCCGGGGCCGCCGCGACCGGCCTGCGCCCGGTGGTGGACCTGCTGTTCGCGCCCTTCCTCTGCTATGCGATGGACGAGATCGTCAACAGCGCCGGCAAGCTGCGCTACATCTCCGGCGGGCAGTTCAGCTTCCCCATGGTGGTGCTGGCGATGACCGGCGCCGGCTGGGGCGTCGGCGCCCAGCACAACCACAATATCGAGAGCTGGTTCGTCCACAGCCCCGGCCTGAAGATCGTCATGCCCTCCACCCCCGCCGACTTCAAGGGGCTGATGAAGATGGCGATCCGCGACGACAACCCGGTTCTGGTCTTCGCCGACATCGCGCTCGGCTACAGCACCGGCGAGGTGACGGAGGAGGTGGACGCCATCCCGCTGGGCAAGGCAGCGGTGCGGCGCGAGGGCCGCGACGTGACGCTGGTGTCCTACGCCAAGACGGTGGGCACCTGCATGGCCGCCGCCGACGATCTGGCCGCAACCGGAATCGATGCCGAGGTGATCGACCTGCGCAGCCTGAAACCGCTCGACGAGGACGCCATCCTGCGCTCCGTCGCCAAGACCGGCCGGCTGGTCGTTGTCCATGAGGCAAGCCGCCTGTGCGGCGTCGGCGCGGAGGTCGCGGCGCTGGTCGCCGAGAAGGCCTTCCGGTCCCTGCGGGCGCCGGTCCTGCGGCTGACCGGCCCGGATGCGCCGGCCCCGGCGAGCTTCCCGCTGGAAAGCGCCTTCGTGCCGCAGGCCGACGCGGTCGCCACGGCGGCACGGTCGCTGATGGGCAACGCCTGA
- a CDS encoding c-type cytochrome: MIRQTIAALLLSAAVSIPAAMPASADGTAKDAVARGKYLVTVISCGDCHTPGHLLGKPDMARMLGGSDVGFEIPGLGVFHGSNLTPDMETGIGGWTEEQIVTAIRTGKRPDGRMLAPSMPWMSFAALSDEDAHAIASYLKTLPPVANKVPGPFGATDKPTGLVMRISAPQ; this comes from the coding sequence ATGATCCGCCAGACCATCGCCGCCCTGCTTCTCTCTGCCGCCGTCTCCATCCCGGCCGCCATGCCCGCCAGTGCGGACGGCACCGCCAAGGACGCGGTCGCCCGCGGCAAATATCTCGTCACCGTCATCAGCTGCGGCGACTGCCACACCCCCGGCCATCTGCTGGGCAAGCCCGACATGGCGCGCATGCTGGGCGGGTCCGACGTCGGCTTCGAGATCCCCGGCCTCGGCGTCTTCCACGGCTCCAACCTGACGCCGGACATGGAAACCGGGATCGGCGGCTGGACCGAGGAGCAGATCGTCACCGCCATCCGCACCGGCAAGCGGCCGGACGGGCGGATGCTGGCGCCGTCCATGCCCTGGATGTCCTTCGCCGCGCTGAGCGACGAGGACGCCCACGCCATCGCCAGCTATCTGAAGACGCTGCCCCCGGTCGCCAACAAGGTCCCCGGCCCCTTCGGCGCCACCGACAAGCCGACCGGCCTCGTCATGCGGATCTCTGCACCGCAGTGA